TTTAGCTGATGCTGCTCGCGAAGCAGGGTTAGATTTTTAAATCAAAACAGTAATATTAAACTATGGCTAAATCCAACTCACGTAAAAAAAATCGCTCTAAAGAAAAAGATTCTAACTGGCAAGAACGAGTAGTTCAAATTCGTCGCGTCAGTAAGGTAGTCAAAGGCGGTAAAAAACTTAGTTTTCGCGCCATTGTCGTCGTTGGCAATGAAAAGGGACAAGTAGGTGTAGGCGTAGGTAAGGCGGCTGATGTCATCGGCGCAGTACGTAAAGGCGTTGCTGATGCCAAAAAGCAGTTAGTTGAAGTCTCTCTTACCAAAGCCAGTTCTATTGTTCATGTAACTAACGGTGTTGCTGGTGGGGCA
This DNA window, taken from Pleurocapsa sp. FMAR1, encodes the following:
- the rpsE gene encoding 30S ribosomal protein S5; protein product: MAKSNSRKKNRSKEKDSNWQERVVQIRRVSKVVKGGKKLSFRAIVVVGNEKGQVGVGVGKAADVIGAVRKGVADAKKQLVEVSLTKASSIVHVTNGVAGGAKVFMRPAAPGTGVIAGGAVRTVLELAGVKNILAKQLGSNSPLNNARAAMNALDGLRTFAEVARERDIPLEQLYA